The following are encoded together in the Pelosinus sp. IPA-1 genome:
- a CDS encoding xylose ABC transporter ATP-binding protein — MNDFILEMKDIVKEFSGVKALKNVSFKVKRGEIHALCGENGAGKSTLMKVLSGVYPHDTYQGKIFFNNKNLIIKNIRDAEQAGIAIIHQELALFKELAVYENIFMGNECSKKGFINTPAMLAQTQDLLKEMKLDINPDTLVKHLGTGQQQLVEIAKALAKNATLLILDEPTASQSEGEVEILMDILGRLKAKGVTCIYISHKLDEVFRLADTVTVIRDGQSIGTNSKNELTRDDIVRMMVGREITDLYPKVAHVTEQEIFAVKNYTVYDPNEANKKLVDNVSFHLKQGEVLGFAGLVGAGRTELVSAIYGFHAGKQYGEVFLNKKKIKINHPNDALQYGIAMVPEDRKRHGIIEQMSVKQNMTLANIENYRLNLDCIDDCKELTDTNHFIDKLKIKTPGLDALIKNLSGGNQQKVILAKYLLRKLKVLILDEPTRGIDVGAKYEIYNLINNLTAEGIAIIMISSDLPEILGMADRIVIMNEGKIKGEFINKDLDQEQIMHCAVGGTRG; from the coding sequence ATGAATGATTTTATTTTAGAAATGAAGGATATCGTCAAAGAATTTTCTGGAGTAAAAGCACTAAAAAATGTTTCATTTAAAGTAAAGCGGGGAGAAATTCACGCTTTATGTGGCGAAAATGGCGCTGGCAAGTCAACTTTAATGAAAGTACTAAGTGGAGTGTATCCTCATGACACTTACCAAGGAAAGATATTTTTTAACAATAAGAATCTTATCATTAAAAATATTAGAGATGCTGAGCAGGCTGGCATAGCTATTATCCATCAAGAATTGGCCCTATTTAAGGAACTTGCCGTGTATGAGAATATTTTTATGGGTAATGAATGCAGTAAAAAAGGTTTTATTAATACTCCTGCAATGCTAGCCCAAACCCAGGATTTATTAAAAGAAATGAAATTAGACATTAACCCCGATACCCTTGTTAAACATTTAGGAACAGGTCAGCAACAATTGGTTGAAATCGCGAAGGCTTTGGCGAAGAATGCTACGTTACTGATACTGGATGAACCTACTGCTTCTCAATCAGAAGGAGAAGTGGAGATTTTAATGGATATTTTAGGGCGACTTAAAGCTAAGGGAGTTACCTGTATTTATATATCTCACAAATTAGATGAGGTATTCCGTTTAGCAGATACAGTAACCGTTATTCGTGACGGTCAATCCATTGGCACAAATTCTAAGAATGAACTTACTCGAGATGATATTGTAAGAATGATGGTAGGGCGGGAAATTACTGATTTATATCCTAAAGTAGCTCACGTAACTGAACAAGAGATTTTTGCTGTAAAAAATTACACTGTATACGATCCTAACGAAGCCAATAAGAAATTAGTTGATAATGTAAGTTTTCACCTAAAACAAGGTGAGGTTTTAGGATTTGCAGGTTTAGTAGGGGCTGGTCGGACAGAATTGGTTTCTGCTATTTATGGTTTTCATGCTGGCAAACAGTATGGTGAAGTTTTCTTAAATAAAAAGAAGATAAAAATTAATCATCCTAATGATGCATTGCAATATGGCATCGCTATGGTGCCAGAGGATCGTAAACGTCATGGGATTATAGAGCAAATGTCTGTTAAGCAAAACATGACACTGGCGAATATTGAAAATTATCGATTAAACTTAGACTGCATAGATGATTGTAAAGAATTAACGGATACAAATCATTTTATCGATAAGTTAAAAATAAAAACACCGGGCTTGGATGCCCTCATTAAAAATCTAAGTGGTGGCAACCAACAAAAAGTAATCCTAGCAAAATATTTACTGCGAAAATTAAAGGTATTAATACTAGATGAACCTACTAGAGGGATTGATGTTGGTGCCAAATATGAGATATATAATCTAATTAACAATTTAACGGCGGAAGGTATCGCGATTATTATGATATCCTCAGATTTACCAGAAATTCTTGGTATGGCCGATCGTATTGTAATAATGAATGAAGGTAAAATTAAAGGCGAGTTTATTAATAAGGATTTAGACCAGGAACAAATCATGCATTGTGCTGTAGGAGGGACTAGAGGGTGA
- a CDS encoding sugar ABC transporter permease, which yields MTTKIEQTNAKVNKWHQSPLKSMFNFNVKTYTMVFALVSIWLIFTFATNGDFLSARNLSNLFRQMSITGILSIGMVFVIIAGHIDLSVGSLMGLLGGIAAITNVWFKVDGILAMGITLLVGLSIGLFNGWLIAYKKIPSFIVTLGGLLVFRGILVGATKGTTVASLSPEIRFLGNAYLVEGIGIFLGILAIATIIYTSISSRKLRLQYNLALRPLSVETLKIVLSAALILLLVTVLNSYQGFPVPVFILAVLAVIFTYVLNKTVFGRRIYAIGGNIEAAKLSGINVNKMTLSIFAINGFLVSIAGILLCSRLNAASVAAGQNAEMDAIAACVIGGASLMGGVGSIGGAIVGALVMASLDNGMSMLNIETFWQYIVKGSILVLAVWVDIATKNKK from the coding sequence GTGACGACGAAGATAGAGCAAACGAATGCAAAAGTGAATAAGTGGCATCAAAGTCCATTGAAATCAATGTTTAATTTTAATGTTAAAACCTATACTATGGTATTTGCATTGGTATCCATATGGCTAATCTTTACGTTTGCTACAAATGGAGATTTCTTGAGTGCAAGGAATTTATCTAATTTGTTTAGACAGATGTCGATAACTGGGATTCTTTCCATTGGTATGGTTTTTGTAATTATAGCTGGACACATTGACCTTTCGGTAGGCTCATTAATGGGTTTACTAGGTGGTATAGCAGCAATTACGAATGTATGGTTTAAAGTGGATGGTATTTTGGCTATGGGAATTACATTATTAGTAGGTTTATCTATTGGATTGTTTAATGGGTGGTTAATTGCTTATAAAAAAATACCTTCCTTTATTGTGACGCTGGGCGGGCTATTGGTATTTCGGGGAATTCTTGTAGGAGCAACGAAAGGCACTACCGTAGCATCCTTGAGCCCAGAAATTAGGTTTTTAGGTAATGCCTATTTAGTAGAAGGAATTGGAATATTTTTAGGGATATTGGCTATTGCAACAATCATTTATACTTCGATAAGCAGCCGAAAATTGCGCCTTCAATATAACTTGGCCCTTCGCCCTTTATCGGTTGAAACCTTAAAAATTGTTTTAAGTGCGGCTTTGATATTATTGCTTGTAACTGTCTTAAATTCATATCAAGGATTTCCTGTTCCTGTATTTATTCTCGCTGTATTGGCCGTTATTTTTACTTATGTATTAAATAAAACTGTATTCGGCCGCCGAATTTATGCAATAGGTGGAAATATAGAAGCAGCTAAATTATCCGGAATTAATGTTAATAAGATGACATTAAGTATATTTGCAATTAATGGTTTCTTGGTTTCGATTGCAGGTATATTGCTCTGTTCAAGACTTAATGCTGCTTCCGTCGCTGCAGGACAAAATGCGGAGATGGATGCGATCGCTGCCTGTGTTATAGGTGGTGCCAGTTTAATGGGGGGGGTAGGAAGTATTGGTGGCGCTATCGTTGGCGCTTTGGTTATGGCTAGCTTGGACAACGGTATGAGTATGCTTAATATTGAAACTTTTTGGCAGTATATTGTAAAGGGAAGTATTTTAGTTTTAGCAGTTTGGGTGGATATTGCTACTAAAAATAAAAAGTAA